Sequence from the Agarivorans sp. Alg241-V36 genome:
ACGGTGACCTAAATGTGGGAATTACCGACATAGATGAGCTAAAACATCGCATTACTCAAAAGCGTAAAGCTGGGGTGCAGTTCTCTACCATTGGTTTTGGCACAGGCAACTACAACGACCACTTAATGGAGCAATTGGCCGATAACGGTAACGGCGTTGCTGGTTACATTGATACCTTGCACGAAGCACAAAAGCTGTTGGTGGATCAGTTAGGTAGCAGTTTGCATACGGTGGCGCATGATGTGAAATTTCAGGTGGAGTTTAATCCAAGCATGGTGTCTGAGTACCGTTTACTGGGCTACGAGAACCGTCAGCTAGAGCGCGCCGATTTTAACAATGACAAAAAAGATGCTGGCGACATGGGAGCGGGGCACAGCGTAACGGCTATTTATGAAATTACGCCTGTTGGCAAACCCGGCTTAATCGACCCACTGGTATTTCAACAGCAAAAGCAAAACAAAATGGCGGTGAAACCTAAAAATGAAGCCTTAGCTGAAGTGAGAGTGCGTTATAAAAAAGCCCAGTCGCAAGCTTCCGACAAATATACGCAACGGGTATACAACAAAGACCTCGTTAACTTTGAGCAAACTAGCAATGACGACCGCTTTGCCATTGCGGTAGCGGCCTTTGGTCAAAAATTGCGGGCGAACGAGCACTTGGATGACTTGGCTTATCAACAAATTATTGATTGGGCGAATGCCGCAAAAGGCCAAGATCAGTTTGGATATCGTGCAGAGTTTGTTAAATTAGCCCGACTAACCAATACCTTAGCCTTGCAATCGCCAGCTGCGCCGCAGCCACAGCAATTGCCAGAGTTAGAATATGCAGTGCAACCATTACCGGTAACCTTACCCGCAAGGATTGATGCGCAGAATGAAGAGCTTAGTCAGTGATGAACAACTGATGCTTGATTATGGTCAGCGTGGCAATGTGGCCGCGTTTGACCAACTGTATCAACGCTATCGCAAACCCTTGTTTGGTTTTATTCGACAAAAGATGACCGAGGCCGCCTGCAACGAAGTATTTCAAGAAGTATGGGAATCAATCATTAGCCAAGCCAGTACCTATCGAGTCCCTGGTGGCGAAGCGCAAACTACGGCGCATTTTCGTGGGTTTCTATATACCATTGCAAGGCGTCGAATCGCCGATTATTGGCGCTCGCAAGGCAAACAAAGCAATAGTGATGAACAAGGCTTAGATGAGCTGGCTGCTGATTCAAACCCAGAGAAAGAGCACCAGCAGGGCGTCGATAAGCAAGTAATATTGCGTTGTGTAGAGTTACTGCCAAGCAAGCAACAAGATGTATTCATGTTAAAGCAATCTGGCTTGGCAGTAGCCGAAATGAGCCAAGTGCTTGATGCCTCTTTTGATGCGATAAAAAGCCGCATACGGGTGGCTTATCAACAACTGCGAGAATGCTGGGAGAAACACCATGGTTGATACACCAAAAAGCAAGGCGCCCAGCGACCAACAAATTAATCAGGCCTATCAGCAAGCTTTAAGCGAGCTTGAGCCCTCTGAGTTGCTCGATAAACGCATCCAAAATATGGCTAAGCAGCAGGCTAAACAAAACAGCAAAACGCGTTCCTATTTCTGGGCAGCTGCGCCTTGGTGGGCGAGTGCTGCGTCTTTAGCCTGTGTGGGAGTATTAGGCTGGTGGCTAGTCACTGAAATGAGTGTGCCGCCAAGTGAAATGAGCTACCAAAGCAATGTGCAGTTAATGAGCCCGCCCATACAGCGTAATGAGGTCGCGACTGAAGAGCTTGAGCAGCAAAAGCAAGAGCTAGCAGAAAAGCTATTGCGTAAGCGAGAGGAAGACATCCAAGCTATTGAGCGAGAGAGAAGACAGTTAGCCAAACAGAAAGCCATGCAAAAGCGGGCTATGCAACAAGAAGCTATGCAAGCTCAAGCTAAACAACAAACGCTGCAAAAGCCATCTGTTCAACAAGAGATTGTGCAGAGCAAAGCAGACCTAGCGGTTAAGCCCGCTCAATCCGCCGACCAGCACTACGCCAGCGAAGAGCAGCAGCTAACTTCGTTTTCAGCTTTAGCTAGTGATGCTGCCAGCGATGCAGGCGCTATTGATGTAAGCGATCTTGTTCTGCTATGTGTTGAGCAAAGCTTAGGTAATTACAGCGCTGAGCAATTAGAGCCACAGCTAACACAGGACTTACAGCAAGATGCTAAACAGGCGCTTAGCCAACCAGCACGTTGGTTAACTTGGCAGAAAAAGCAGTGGAAATTAGTTACCGTTGAGAGTGCTTGGCTACTAGTGGGAGATGGGCTTGATGCCAATTCATCGCTTATTTACCGCTTGCCTAGTCAACTAGTGGAAGCCTGTGAGCAGCCATAAGGTTTACCCTTAGGACAAGCTTTCAGGCTAAACCTTTCAATAGACCAGTAATAGCGGCTACAGGGGAGCCGCTTTTTTTTGTGCGCCAAAGCGATCTGCATCTACGCCTTGTTTCCAGTAACCTACGGCAAAGGTATTTAAACGCTCAAAACCTAAGTCTTGTTGCAATATCGGACGTAAAGTACGGATTTGCGAGGCTTCTAAGCCGATAAATATGTGGCTATCGCTGGCCATGTTAGCAGCGGTTTTTTGCACTTGCTCGGTAAAGCTAATATCTGCTTCATCTTCAACATACCAGTAGGTGTTTTCAGCTGCGTGGTAGTCTAGCTCAATGATGTCTGCGCGAGTAGGAACGGCAATAACTACCCTTACCTCAGCGTGTGGGTTAAGCCTTGGCACATAACCGTTAATGGCATTAACCGAGGTAATGTCCCCCAGCAGCAAATAACTATGATGGTTGAACTGAGTCAGCTTTAGTTGCCCAGGGCCTGCAATGCTTAATTGGTCGCCTAGCTTTGCTTGGCTCGCCCAGTTAGTCGCCGGCCCGCTGTGCCGATTTATTACAAAATCTAAGGCTAGCTCTTGGCTCACCGAGTTAAACCAACGAATGGTGTAAGAGCGCATTTTAGGTTTTGAACCATCGCTGTTTGGCAATATTACCTTCACGTGTGCGCCTTCCTTAGATTCGGGAAAGCCTTTAAGGCTGCTGCCTTTTACTACAATCCGCAGTAGGTGAGGGGAGAGCGGGATAAGCTGTGATACCTGAACCGGATACATTTTTGGCTTCATCGTTACTCCTAATGACTTGTACATTGTTTAATAAGTTGATAAAATCAACTATATTTTTAAAGGTAGACTTAGTCAACTATTATTTGAGGTCTTATGAAACAGCAATCAATTTCTGATTCGGTTTTTGCTCTGGTTCAAGCGTATCGAATTGCTATGCGCTCTGGCTTAAAAGCCCAACAACTAGGCTTAAATGCCATGCATGTGAGTTGTTTAAGTTTTATTGCCGCAAGCCACCATTGCACGGCTAACGACATTGTTAATCACTTTTCTCGCGATAAAGCGCAAATAGCCCGCTTGCTAAAAGAAATGATTGAAAAAGGCTGGCTGAGAAAAACCGCCAACCCAGAAGACAAACGCAGCCAGCTCTTGTCTCTCACCGACGAGGGACAAGCGCTGGCAAGCTTAATAGAAGAGACCCAAAGCAAAGTGCAAAGCCAAATGCGCCAAAACTTGAGTGACCAACAAATTGAAGAATTTGAGAAGCTAGCAAAGCTTATGGTGAATAACCTAAACCAAGTGACTTAAGCAGCACTTTGTTGACTAAGGCCCGGCCTTATACCAATCGTATTAAATAACTGTTCATACTATCTGGTTAAAATACTCGATAATTGCGTTAGAATTTTTGATTGTAGAATAACTACTTATCGAAAAATTCCGCTTTGTTCTCGAGTATTTTTCCTGCGCTATTTCTGATCACTTACTTAGTGTGATTGGTATTAGATCCAATTTTTCACCTTAAAGATGGCAAAAAACGATGCGGCAATAATCGCCATGCCACTTAAAGTGAAGTAGTAACCATAGGTGAACGCGAGCTCTGGCATGTTCTCAAAGTTCATGCCGTAGATCCCGGCGATAAAACCTAAGGGAACAAAGATGGCGGTAATCATGGTGAGTACTTTCATGGTGTTGTTTAGGTCGTGGGTGCTAATAGAAATATGCCCGTCTAACAAGTCACCGCTCAGTTCGTAGTACATTTTAGACAAACCATATATGCGCTTACTGCGCTCACATAGTTTTAGCCATTCATGCTGGTCTTTGGTTGATTTTATCGAAAAGTACGCCAGTTCATCGGAGCTTAGGCGATCAACAACATTTTGATTAAACTCTAAAACGCGGTTGAGTTTGCGAAAATGGTATCGATAATTAACTAGTTTTTTCAAGCTGTTAACTTTATCGCCAGCGAGCAATTCATCTTCCACTCGTTCGATTTCTTGGTCAAAATCTAATAACTTGTGTAAGTAGTTATTCGCCACGTTTTGCATCAGAGCTACCGCTAAGTGCTCGGTGGTTTTACTGTTCTCTTGGCTTAAGTTAGCTTGTAGCGTTTCAATGGCTTGCGAAGGCTGTGGGTGTAGGCTAACAATCATTTGGCTCTTACAAATTAAACCAATATTTTGTGCGCGTAGTTCATAGTCATCGGCTAGGCTAACAGCTTCTTTAAACAGGATTAAGGTGCTGCCGGGAAATGCTTCGGCTCTGGCTGTTTGTTTTTGTTGGAAGTAGCTGGCAACAGCCAGCTCATGACAACCAAGGTGAACTAACTGCTGTTGCAGCTCCTCAGATACTTCACCCGAAATATCTATCCACAAAAACTCATCTACGTCTGGGTTAAAGCTGGCGACTAGCTCAAGGCCAGCTTGTTTATACACACCGGCCGTTTTTTTAATTACTTTTATGCTCATCGAGTCTCTCTTTAATTAAATATGTTCGGGTGATTACTGCTTAAACTACAAGCACCATGGTTTGATAAACTTCGGTGAGGCCGTTAACCAAGAACTGAGCGCCCATACATACCAACAAGAAGCCCATAATACGGGTGAAGGCGTCGATGCCGTTTTTACCTAATAATTTAAGTGTTGGGTAAGCCATGCTAAGTACTAGCCACGCAACCAAGGCCACGCCGGCAAAGCCTATTAAGCTGCCTAAGTAAACGCTAGGCTTGCTCACATCCTCAGGTAAGCTGGCAATTTCAGATGCGCCACTAATCACTAGCGCCATGGTACCTGGGCCACACATAGACGGAATGGTGAGCGGTACAAATGCGATGGAGTCTTGCTTGGGCAGTTCAATTTTTTCTGGTGGTGCAGGGAATAGCATTTTAAAGCCAATTGCACCAATAATGAGTCCTCCACCTAAACGTAAACTAGGCATCGAAATGCTAAACAGTTCCAAGATAGAAGAACCAATAAAAAAGGTAACGGTTAAGGCGATAAACAAAAACAAACTGGCCAGCTTGGCTTGGCGCGACAGATAGCTTTTACCATGCCCTTTACTTAAACCCAGCAGTAGGGTGGCCGAGGTGGGAGGGTTAACCATTGGGAGCAAGGCCAGCATGGTTAAGCCGGCTACTGTAAAAATAGTTTCAATTTGCATATCAGTCTCTTTGGGTTGATTGCGTTAAGGTTTAGGTGATTTAGCCACCGAGTTACGGGCATTGTTGATGAATTTCTAGCTTAACTCGATGTATTTGAGTGATTCGTTTTTGTTCACCTTTTAGGTAACGACTCGGCACCAAAAGCAACATTAATGAATCACTGAAATACCTCTTCAATCCAGCTTGTTCGGGATAAATTAGCCGCATATCAACTTCCTAATCTTTGAGATTTAAATGCGCAAACAGACAAGAGCCCTTAATCGCTACTCGTTGTGGCATTACTTGGTCATCTTAATTAGCCTTG
This genomic interval carries:
- a CDS encoding siderophore-interacting protein codes for the protein MKPKMYPVQVSQLIPLSPHLLRIVVKGSSLKGFPESKEGAHVKVILPNSDGSKPKMRSYTIRWFNSVSQELALDFVINRHSGPATNWASQAKLGDQLSIAGPGQLKLTQFNHHSYLLLGDITSVNAINGYVPRLNPHAEVRVVIAVPTRADIIELDYHAAENTYWYVEDEADISFTEQVQKTAANMASDSHIFIGLEASQIRTLRPILQQDLGFERLNTFAVGYWKQGVDADRFGAQKKAAPL
- a CDS encoding magnesium transporter CorA family protein; its protein translation is MSIKVIKKTAGVYKQAGLELVASFNPDVDEFLWIDISGEVSEELQQQLVHLGCHELAVASYFQQKQTARAEAFPGSTLILFKEAVSLADDYELRAQNIGLICKSQMIVSLHPQPSQAIETLQANLSQENSKTTEHLAVALMQNVANNYLHKLLDFDQEIERVEDELLAGDKVNSLKKLVNYRYHFRKLNRVLEFNQNVVDRLSSDELAYFSIKSTKDQHEWLKLCERSKRIYGLSKMYYELSGDLLDGHISISTHDLNNTMKVLTMITAIFVPLGFIAGIYGMNFENMPELAFTYGYYFTLSGMAIIAASFFAIFKVKNWI
- a CDS encoding sigma-70 family RNA polymerase sigma factor, encoding MKSLVSDEQLMLDYGQRGNVAAFDQLYQRYRKPLFGFIRQKMTEAACNEVFQEVWESIISQASTYRVPGGEAQTTAHFRGFLYTIARRRIADYWRSQGKQSNSDEQGLDELAADSNPEKEHQQGVDKQVILRCVELLPSKQQDVFMLKQSGLAVAEMSQVLDASFDAIKSRIRVAYQQLRECWEKHHG
- a CDS encoding MarR family winged helix-turn-helix transcriptional regulator, whose product is MKQQSISDSVFALVQAYRIAMRSGLKAQQLGLNAMHVSCLSFIAASHHCTANDIVNHFSRDKAQIARLLKEMIEKGWLRKTANPEDKRSQLLSLTDEGQALASLIEETQSKVQSQMRQNLSDQQIEEFEKLAKLMVNNLNQVT
- a CDS encoding MarC family NAAT transporter, whose amino-acid sequence is MQIETIFTVAGLTMLALLPMVNPPTSATLLLGLSKGHGKSYLSRQAKLASLFLFIALTVTFFIGSSILELFSISMPSLRLGGGLIIGAIGFKMLFPAPPEKIELPKQDSIAFVPLTIPSMCGPGTMALVISGASEIASLPEDVSKPSVYLGSLIGFAGVALVAWLVLSMAYPTLKLLGKNGIDAFTRIMGFLLVCMGAQFLVNGLTEVYQTMVLVV
- a CDS encoding PRKR-interacting protein 1 → MVDTPKSKAPSDQQINQAYQQALSELEPSELLDKRIQNMAKQQAKQNSKTRSYFWAAAPWWASAASLACVGVLGWWLVTEMSVPPSEMSYQSNVQLMSPPIQRNEVATEELEQQKQELAEKLLRKREEDIQAIERERRQLAKQKAMQKRAMQQEAMQAQAKQQTLQKPSVQQEIVQSKADLAVKPAQSADQHYASEEQQLTSFSALASDAASDAGAIDVSDLVLLCVEQSLGNYSAEQLEPQLTQDLQQDAKQALSQPARWLTWQKKQWKLVTVESAWLLVGDGLDANSSLIYRLPSQLVEACEQP